In Mesorhizobium sp. 113-3-3, a genomic segment contains:
- the gltX gene encoding glutamate--tRNA ligase has protein sequence MSDKVVTRFAPSPTGYLHIGGARTALFNWLYAKHTGGTMLLRIEDTDRERSTDAATAAILDGLTWLGLGWDGDAVSQFERAPRHREVAEELVRLGKAYYSYETPAELEAMREAARAKGLPPRYNGQWRDRAPSEAPAGVKGAIRIKAPTEGETIVHDRVQGEVRFPNKDLDDFIILRSDGNPTYMHAVVVDDHDMGVTHIIRGDDHLTNAARQTVIYNAMGWDVPSMSHIPLIHGADGAKLSKRHGALGVEAYRAMGYLPQALLNYLARLGWSHGDDEIMSIKDMISWFDIGDVNKGAARFDFAKLEAINGAHMRRMADAELLDIFIATLPYLEGGPEMAARLNDTNKAQLLEALPGLKERAKTLVELVDGAAFLFATRPLPVDEKAALLLNDDARKILRGAHEALTALASDWTAAAAEAAIRDYALAGGHKLGAVAQPLRAALTGKSTSPGVFDVLAVLGREESLARVADQID, from the coding sequence ATGTCCGACAAGGTCGTCACCCGTTTTGCCCCCTCGCCCACCGGCTATCTGCACATCGGCGGCGCGCGCACGGCGTTGTTCAACTGGCTCTATGCCAAACACACAGGCGGCACGATGCTGCTGCGCATCGAGGACACCGATCGCGAGCGTTCGACCGACGCCGCAACGGCCGCCATCCTGGACGGTCTCACCTGGCTCGGCCTTGGCTGGGACGGCGACGCGGTCTCGCAATTCGAGCGCGCGCCGCGCCACCGCGAGGTCGCGGAGGAACTCGTGCGTCTGGGCAAGGCCTATTACAGCTACGAGACACCAGCCGAGCTGGAGGCAATGCGCGAGGCAGCGCGGGCCAAGGGCCTGCCGCCGCGCTACAACGGCCAGTGGCGCGACCGCGCCCCCTCCGAGGCGCCTGCGGGCGTCAAGGGCGCCATCCGCATCAAGGCGCCGACCGAGGGCGAGACGATCGTCCACGACCGTGTCCAGGGCGAAGTGCGCTTCCCCAACAAGGATCTCGACGACTTCATCATCCTGCGTTCGGACGGCAACCCGACCTACATGCATGCCGTCGTCGTCGACGACCACGACATGGGTGTCACGCACATCATTCGCGGCGACGACCACCTGACCAACGCCGCCCGCCAGACCGTCATCTACAACGCCATGGGCTGGGACGTGCCGTCGATGTCGCACATCCCGCTGATCCATGGCGCCGACGGCGCCAAGCTGTCGAAGCGCCATGGCGCGCTCGGCGTCGAGGCCTATCGGGCCATGGGCTACCTGCCGCAGGCGCTGCTCAACTATCTGGCGCGCCTGGGCTGGAGCCATGGCGACGACGAGATCATGTCGATCAAGGACATGATCTCCTGGTTCGATATCGGCGACGTCAACAAGGGTGCGGCCCGCTTCGACTTCGCCAAGCTGGAAGCGATCAACGGCGCGCATATGCGACGCATGGCCGACGCGGAGCTTTTGGACATCTTCATCGCCACTCTGCCTTATCTCGAGGGTGGTCCGGAGATGGCCGCACGCCTTAACGACACGAACAAGGCGCAGTTGCTGGAGGCCCTTCCAGGCCTCAAGGAGCGCGCCAAGACGCTGGTCGAGCTTGTCGATGGCGCCGCTTTCCTGTTTGCCACGCGCCCGCTGCCGGTCGACGAGAAGGCGGCCCTTCTGCTCAATGACGATGCCCGCAAGATCCTGCGCGGCGCTCACGAAGCTTTGACCGCGCTTGCAAGTGACTGGACGGCTGCCGCTGCAGAGGCCGCGATCCGCGATTATGCGCTGGCCGGTGGCCACAAGCTTGGTGCCGTGGCCCAACCATTGCGGGCCGCGCTGACCGGCAAAAGCACCTCCCCCGGCGTGTTCGACGTGCTTGCCGTGCTTGGGCGCGAGGAAAGCCTGGCGCGCGTAGCGGATCAAATCGATTAG
- a CDS encoding ComEC/Rec2 family competence protein, with amino-acid sequence MAGRGRGSEQGEDANVGVSERSLFAIPPPASLPPSPLVPTPGSQPSQADIQAPLPAPASGRIVRVRRQLGRVSLPRLRHSVAMAAELELDRGIAFLLVPVCLAAGAIGYYSLAVEPDFARPVAVVLLMAICALVSRSWPKTHLGFMAALLCALGLLAAKAETWRAGTQMLGSEISTQVTGRVVSIDRMETGRIRLTIDMTSTARPTLRYAPARVRLSARNIPAEMTAGSLVTGYAKLLPPTGPVRPDSYDFSFDSYFAGIGGSGFFLGNPKLVSADDEMPLSARLFSGIENAREAIADHIRATVGGAEGEIAAALIVGVRAGIPDEINEAMRRTGIYHIISISGLHMALVAGTIMGLLRGAFALFPDFSARRPVKKYAAAAALFSIAAYLVISGVVVAAERSFIMLAVMLIAVLFDRAALTMRNLAISAIAVILVSPHEVVGPSFQMSFAATAALVGAYAGWADHHAGKTRPPPPKRSLPGFLTRKFLLATGGLAMTSIIAGCATALFAIWHFQRVSPLSLFANLAVMPIVSLIVMPFAVLSSLAMPFGADGPFLYVMGKGLTAMIAISAWISERSPIDAVGLISQHSVLLVTIALVIATMATTWLRLAAVPFALAGLLTVSDTRTPDVLISEDARLVALPIGGGELAVSRARPNEFTVDNWKRALTSETIVVPEMFSKADGQFDIADAVNLPPGAPFYCTDGVCLARHPSGAIIAHVEDRKDTWKACGFADLIVVNDATGYDACHNPLVLVVTKRQLARKGSAAVFFDRQSATGPPIVSFAVDGPYRPWHEQRKFSREARGLPPYQKPEKPSAPAQ; translated from the coding sequence ATGGCTGGACGAGGCCGGGGCTCGGAACAGGGCGAGGACGCCAACGTTGGCGTCAGCGAACGGTCCCTGTTTGCGATCCCTCCGCCAGCCTCATTGCCGCCATCGCCCCTTGTGCCCACGCCGGGCAGTCAGCCGTCGCAGGCGGATATCCAGGCGCCACTTCCGGCACCTGCCTCGGGCCGGATTGTGCGTGTGCGCCGGCAACTCGGGCGGGTTTCCTTGCCTCGCCTGCGCCATAGCGTGGCGATGGCGGCGGAGCTGGAGCTGGACCGAGGCATCGCCTTCCTGCTGGTGCCGGTCTGTCTGGCCGCTGGCGCGATCGGCTACTATTCGCTCGCAGTGGAGCCTGATTTTGCAAGACCTGTCGCCGTGGTCTTGCTGATGGCGATCTGTGCGCTGGTTTCGCGCTCCTGGCCGAAAACTCATCTGGGCTTCATGGCGGCATTGCTGTGCGCGCTTGGCCTGCTTGCCGCCAAGGCCGAGACATGGCGGGCGGGCACGCAGATGCTGGGTTCGGAAATCTCGACGCAGGTGACCGGACGCGTGGTCTCGATCGACCGCATGGAGACCGGCCGCATCCGGCTGACCATCGACATGACGTCGACCGCCCGGCCGACACTGCGCTACGCGCCGGCAAGGGTCCGGCTTTCGGCGCGCAATATCCCGGCCGAAATGACCGCGGGCTCCTTGGTCACGGGCTACGCCAAACTGCTGCCGCCGACCGGTCCGGTGCGGCCGGACAGCTACGATTTCTCCTTCGACAGCTATTTCGCCGGCATTGGCGGCAGCGGCTTCTTTCTCGGCAATCCAAAGCTGGTTTCCGCCGACGACGAGATGCCGCTCTCGGCCCGGCTTTTCTCAGGGATCGAAAATGCTCGCGAAGCCATTGCCGACCACATCAGGGCCACGGTCGGCGGTGCCGAAGGCGAGATAGCGGCGGCGCTCATCGTTGGTGTCCGCGCGGGCATTCCCGATGAAATCAACGAGGCGATGCGGCGCACCGGCATCTATCACATCATCTCGATCTCCGGACTGCATATGGCGCTGGTTGCCGGCACCATCATGGGTCTGCTGCGCGGCGCCTTCGCGCTGTTTCCGGATTTTTCCGCGCGTCGGCCGGTGAAGAAATACGCCGCCGCCGCGGCCCTTTTCTCGATCGCGGCCTATCTCGTCATTTCCGGCGTCGTCGTTGCCGCCGAGCGCAGCTTTATCATGCTGGCGGTAATGCTCATTGCTGTCCTGTTCGATCGCGCGGCGCTGACTATGCGCAATCTGGCGATCTCGGCGATCGCCGTCATTCTGGTGTCGCCGCACGAAGTCGTCGGCCCGAGCTTCCAGATGTCGTTCGCCGCGACCGCGGCGCTGGTTGGTGCCTATGCCGGCTGGGCGGATCACCATGCGGGAAAGACAAGACCGCCACCGCCAAAGCGATCCCTTCCGGGCTTTCTCACACGAAAATTCCTGCTGGCGACGGGCGGGCTGGCCATGACCTCCATCATTGCCGGCTGCGCCACGGCGCTGTTTGCCATCTGGCATTTCCAGCGCGTGTCGCCGCTCAGCCTGTTCGCCAACCTGGCCGTCATGCCGATCGTGTCGCTGATTGTCATGCCTTTCGCTGTTCTCAGTTCTCTTGCGATGCCCTTTGGCGCCGATGGCCCCTTTCTCTACGTGATGGGCAAGGGCCTGACGGCGATGATCGCCATATCGGCTTGGATATCGGAACGCTCGCCGATCGATGCCGTCGGGCTGATTTCCCAGCACTCCGTGCTGCTGGTGACCATCGCACTGGTCATCGCGACAATGGCGACGACCTGGCTGCGGCTCGCGGCCGTGCCATTCGCGCTTGCCGGCCTGCTGACGGTGTCGGATACGCGCACGCCGGATGTGCTGATCTCGGAAGATGCGCGGCTGGTTGCGCTGCCAATCGGCGGCGGCGAACTCGCTGTCAGCCGGGCTCGTCCGAACGAATTCACCGTCGACAACTGGAAACGCGCGCTGACATCCGAAACCATCGTCGTGCCGGAAATGTTCAGCAAGGCGGACGGGCAATTCGACATTGCCGATGCGGTCAACCTGCCGCCGGGAGCGCCATTCTATTGCACTGACGGTGTCTGTCTTGCCCGGCATCCGTCCGGCGCGATCATTGCGCATGTCGAAGACCGCAAGGACACCTGGAAGGCCTGCGGTTTTGCCGATCTGATCGTCGTCAATGACGCGACGGGCTATGATGCCTGCCACAATCCGCTGGTTCTTGTCGTCACCAAACGGCAACTGGCCCGCAAGGGCAGTGCCGCCGTCTTCTTCGACCGCCAATCGGCGACCGGTCCGCCAATTGTCAGCTTCGCGGTGGACGGCCCGTACCGGCCCTGGCACGAGCAGCGAAAATTTTCACGCGAGGCGAGGGGGCTGCCGCCCTATCAAAAACCCGAAAAGCCGTCCGCTCCTGCTCAGTAA
- a CDS encoding ABC transporter substrate-binding protein, whose translation MLKSKSAWLSGLALAGALMVSAGSAAADQIRIGIANFGEHPQLNAAIAGFKKALTDYGFAEGKDVVYTESHTNFDASLVPQMIAKLQAEQPKLIYTITTPVSQIAKKALAGSGIPIVFAAVTDPVAAKLVPSWDAGDDGMTGASDLQDVAAVMAFTKKLLPNAKRLGVPYNPGEANDVALIEKIKAAAPAAGFEVVEVGVDNVNDIQQRIASLAGKVDVIYGPASNLIQPAIAAVSAAARQAGIPVVNSDDSAVRNGTVPASFAVNYTQVGINAGNIAAEILKGKDPKTIAPSRPAYKDHMATISRKAMAAFGIEIPASMADCGCIVD comes from the coding sequence ATGTTGAAGTCGAAGTCCGCTTGGCTGTCGGGATTGGCCCTGGCAGGCGCATTGATGGTCAGCGCCGGCAGCGCCGCGGCTGATCAGATACGCATCGGCATCGCCAATTTCGGCGAGCATCCGCAGCTCAACGCCGCCATAGCCGGCTTCAAGAAGGCATTGACGGACTACGGTTTTGCCGAGGGCAAGGACGTCGTATATACCGAAAGCCACACCAATTTCGATGCATCGCTGGTGCCGCAAATGATCGCCAAGCTGCAGGCCGAGCAGCCCAAGCTGATCTACACCATCACTACGCCCGTCTCGCAGATCGCCAAGAAGGCGCTCGCTGGTTCCGGCATTCCAATCGTTTTCGCCGCGGTCACCGATCCGGTGGCGGCCAAGTTGGTGCCGTCATGGGACGCCGGCGACGACGGCATGACCGGCGCCAGCGATCTGCAGGATGTCGCCGCGGTGATGGCCTTCACCAAGAAGCTGCTGCCGAACGCCAAGCGCTTGGGCGTGCCTTACAATCCAGGCGAGGCCAATGACGTTGCCCTGATCGAAAAGATCAAGGCAGCGGCGCCCGCCGCCGGCTTCGAAGTCGTGGAAGTCGGCGTCGACAACGTCAATGACATCCAGCAGCGCATCGCTTCGCTCGCCGGCAAGGTCGACGTGATCTACGGCCCGGCTTCGAACCTGATCCAGCCAGCGATCGCTGCCGTCTCCGCGGCTGCCCGCCAGGCCGGTATCCCGGTCGTCAACTCCGACGACAGCGCGGTCCGCAACGGCACCGTGCCGGCAAGCTTCGCGGTCAACTACACGCAGGTCGGCATCAACGCCGGCAACATCGCCGCCGAGATCCTCAAGGGCAAGGATCCCAAGACGATCGCGCCGTCGCGCCCGGCCTACAAGGATCATATGGCAACGATTTCCCGCAAGGCGATGGCCGCGTTCGGCATCGAGATACCGGCTTCGATGGCCGATTGCGGCTGCATCGTCGACTGA
- a CDS encoding pyridoxal-phosphate dependent enzyme yields MTLPRRPTLDEIVAARDRLRAWLPRTPLLRTDLGRPDQLIFLKLETLSPIGAFKIRPALNALLCRDADELRHGVSTISSGNMAYGMAWAARALGVPMAAYMYADAPRTKIDGVRRLGGDVRFVSHETWWRYIVGTERPDGAELLVNPVTDQAVLAGNGTIGLEIVEDLPDVDCVLTPYGGGSMTSGVASAVKAMRGQAKVFAVEDENAAPVTAALAAGRIVEIKTRPSFIKSIGGPSLVPGLWPLANQLIDGAIAVSLEQVTEAMRLLFSKAKIVAEGAGAASLAAALRSEHATGNVVCVISGGNIDAGAYAQVLAGAVPEA; encoded by the coding sequence ATGACGCTGCCGCGGCGTCCGACACTTGACGAGATCGTCGCGGCCCGTGACCGGCTGCGCGCCTGGCTGCCGCGCACGCCGCTGCTGCGCACTGATCTCGGCCGGCCCGATCAGCTTATATTTCTCAAGCTCGAGACATTGTCGCCCATCGGCGCCTTCAAGATCAGGCCGGCGCTCAACGCCTTGCTTTGCCGCGACGCCGATGAACTCAGGCACGGCGTGTCGACCATCAGTTCCGGCAACATGGCCTATGGAATGGCCTGGGCGGCAAGAGCGCTTGGCGTTCCGATGGCCGCCTACATGTATGCCGACGCACCCCGGACCAAGATCGACGGGGTCCGCCGCCTTGGTGGCGACGTGCGTTTCGTCTCGCACGAGACATGGTGGCGCTACATAGTCGGAACCGAACGGCCCGATGGCGCCGAGCTTCTCGTGAACCCGGTCACCGATCAGGCGGTGCTTGCCGGCAACGGAACCATTGGCCTGGAGATTGTCGAAGATCTGCCCGATGTCGATTGCGTCCTGACACCCTATGGCGGGGGAAGCATGACGTCAGGCGTCGCCAGTGCGGTCAAGGCGATGCGAGGCCAGGCCAAGGTGTTTGCGGTCGAGGACGAAAACGCGGCTCCGGTCACGGCGGCGTTGGCGGCCGGACGCATTGTCGAGATTAAGACGCGTCCCTCCTTCATCAAGAGCATCGGCGGCCCATCGTTGGTGCCCGGCCTTTGGCCATTGGCAAATCAGCTGATCGACGGCGCCATTGCCGTCAGTCTCGAGCAGGTCACGGAAGCGATGCGCCTGTTGTTCTCGAAGGCAAAGATCGTGGCCGAAGGTGCCGGTGCCGCCTCGCTCGCCGCCGCTCTGCGCAGCGAGCACGCAACGGGCAATGTTGTCTGCGTTATCTCCGGCGGCAATATCGATGCCGGCGCCTATGCGCAGGTATTGGCCGGCGCGGTGCCGGAAGCCTGA
- a CDS encoding GntR family transcriptional regulator — protein sequence MQDQNSSTKTEAAYQLLRRDILTTRLMPGAPLKLSALRGTYGVGWTPLREALSRLEAERLVTAISNRGFTVAPVSRTELEDLARARMVVEMPLFLESIANGGREWEDAVVTAHYRLSRCKTAVDDPSDAAVDKWDESHEAFHAALLSAATSNWLLRFRSTIADQLRRHHRFLGLAPTLRAAAGLKDGYGEAMDALREAIAIEHHTAIMEAALDRDVERAKALMTAHIGYTLHVYVHSEDNGANTYAARAGSLKAVSG from the coding sequence ATGCAGGATCAGAACAGTTCCACGAAGACCGAGGCGGCCTATCAGTTGCTGCGGCGCGATATCCTCACCACCCGTCTCATGCCGGGGGCGCCCCTCAAGCTGAGCGCGCTGCGCGGCACATACGGCGTCGGCTGGACGCCTCTGCGGGAAGCCCTGTCCCGCCTAGAAGCCGAGCGCCTGGTCACCGCCATCAGCAATCGCGGCTTTACCGTCGCCCCCGTGTCGCGCACCGAGCTCGAGGACCTGGCGCGCGCGCGGATGGTTGTCGAAATGCCGCTGTTCCTGGAATCGATCGCGAATGGCGGCAGGGAATGGGAGGACGCGGTCGTCACCGCCCACTACCGGCTCTCCCGTTGCAAGACCGCGGTCGACGACCCTTCCGATGCGGCCGTCGACAAATGGGACGAGAGCCACGAGGCCTTCCACGCGGCGCTGCTCAGCGCGGCGACATCCAACTGGCTTTTGCGCTTCCGCTCGACGATCGCCGATCAGTTGCGGCGGCATCATCGGTTTCTCGGCCTGGCGCCGACATTGCGGGCGGCGGCCGGCCTCAAGGATGGCTATGGCGAGGCAATGGACGCCTTGCGCGAGGCGATCGCGATCGAGCATCACACCGCGATCATGGAAGCGGCGCTCGATCGCGACGTCGAGCGGGCAAAGGCGCTGATGACGGCGCATATCGGCTACACGCTTCATGTCTATGTCCACAGCGAAGACAACGGCGCCAACACCTACGCCGCACGCGCTGGCAGTCTGAAAGCGGTTTCCGGATGA
- the lpxB gene encoding lipid-A-disaccharide synthase, whose protein sequence is MADRALKVAIVAGEESGDLLGADIVRSLRQATGREVKLVGLGGRHLGELGLESPFDAGEIALMGFSAVLRDLPRLVRRIGQLAKTVAEETPDCLITIDSPDFSLRVARKVRASNPSIPIIHYVCPSVWAWRPGRAVAMKPYVDHILCILPFEVKELDRLGGPPGTYVGHRLTHDAGVLAAQMAQALPRDLAQDRIKTLLVLPGSRRGEVRRLIDTFGETVSMLRARGHRLRLLLPTVPHVADLVKASVNRWDEKPEIIVDPQRKWQAFGKADAALIASGTVSLELALAGVPMVSSYRLDPIARTVAPYFVSVWSALLPNLIADRALIPEFYNEYVKANNLARQLEALFADSGMRAWQKDGFAEIARRMATDKPSGEIAAGVVLRHIKKAP, encoded by the coding sequence ATGGCTGACAGGGCGTTGAAGGTCGCGATCGTCGCCGGCGAGGAATCGGGCGATCTGCTCGGTGCCGATATCGTGCGTTCGCTGCGCCAGGCAACTGGCCGCGAGGTAAAGCTCGTCGGCCTCGGCGGCCGGCATCTCGGGGAATTGGGCCTGGAGTCGCCCTTCGACGCGGGCGAGATCGCGCTGATGGGTTTCAGCGCCGTCCTGCGCGATCTGCCGCGCCTTGTCAGGCGGATCGGCCAACTGGCCAAGACCGTTGCCGAGGAAACGCCGGACTGCCTGATCACCATCGACAGTCCGGACTTTTCCTTGCGCGTCGCCAGGAAGGTGCGGGCGTCCAATCCATCGATACCGATCATCCATTATGTCTGCCCGAGCGTCTGGGCCTGGCGGCCGGGCAGGGCTGTGGCGATGAAGCCCTATGTCGACCATATCCTCTGCATCCTGCCGTTCGAGGTGAAGGAGCTTGACCGGCTGGGCGGCCCGCCCGGCACCTATGTCGGGCACCGCCTTACGCATGATGCTGGCGTGCTTGCCGCCCAGATGGCGCAGGCCCTGCCACGCGATCTTGCCCAGGACCGCATCAAGACATTGCTGGTCCTGCCCGGCTCGCGGCGCGGTGAGGTGCGACGGCTGATCGACACGTTCGGCGAGACCGTGTCGATGCTGCGCGCGCGCGGACATCGTCTGCGTCTGCTGTTGCCGACGGTCCCGCATGTCGCCGACCTCGTCAAAGCCTCGGTCAACCGTTGGGACGAGAAACCCGAAATCATCGTTGATCCGCAGCGCAAATGGCAGGCTTTCGGCAAGGCCGATGCCGCGCTGATCGCGTCGGGAACCGTATCGCTGGAACTGGCTTTGGCCGGCGTGCCGATGGTGTCGTCCTACAGGCTCGATCCCATCGCACGCACCGTGGCGCCCTATTTCGTTTCCGTCTGGTCGGCGCTGTTGCCCAATCTGATCGCGGATCGCGCGCTCATCCCGGAGTTCTACAACGAGTACGTCAAGGCGAACAATCTGGCTCGCCAACTGGAAGCATTGTTCGCCGACAGCGGCATGCGCGCCTGGCAGAAGGACGGTTTTGCCGAAATCGCGCGGCGCATGGCGACGGACAAGCCGTCAGGCGAGATCGCGGCGGGCGTTGTGCTTCGTCATATAAAAAAGGCGCCCTGA
- the lexA gene encoding transcriptional repressor LexA translates to MLTRKQHELLMFIHERLKESGIPPSFDEMKEALDLASKSGIHRLITALEERGFIRRLPNRARALEVLRLPDSIAPGLNAAKKFSPSVIQGSLGQGGLGRQIKPAPSRLPAAGNDDDAVSAVSIPVMGRIAAGVPIDAIQHQTHSISVPPDMIMGGEHYALEVKGDSMIEAGIFDGDTVIIRNANTASPGEIVVALVDEEEATLKRFRRKGASIALEAANPAYETRIFGPDRVKVQGKLVGLIRRY, encoded by the coding sequence ATGCTGACACGCAAGCAACATGAACTGCTGATGTTCATTCATGAACGGCTCAAGGAAAGTGGCATTCCGCCTTCCTTCGACGAGATGAAGGAAGCGCTCGATCTCGCCTCCAAGTCAGGCATCCATCGCCTGATCACGGCACTGGAGGAACGCGGCTTCATTCGCCGGCTGCCCAACCGGGCGCGGGCGCTGGAGGTGCTGCGGCTGCCGGATTCGATCGCGCCGGGTCTCAACGCGGCAAAGAAATTCTCGCCGAGCGTCATCCAGGGTAGTCTCGGTCAGGGCGGCCTCGGCCGCCAGATCAAGCCGGCGCCGTCGCGCTTGCCGGCGGCCGGCAATGACGACGACGCGGTATCCGCCGTTTCGATCCCGGTGATGGGCCGCATCGCCGCCGGTGTGCCGATCGATGCCATCCAGCACCAGACGCATTCGATCTCGGTGCCGCCGGACATGATCATGGGCGGCGAGCACTATGCGCTGGAAGTCAAGGGCGACTCGATGATCGAGGCCGGCATCTTCGATGGCGACACGGTCATTATCCGCAATGCCAACACGGCAAGCCCGGGCGAGATCGTCGTGGCGCTGGTCGACGAGGAGGAAGCAACCTTGAAGCGGTTCCGCCGCAAGGGCGCCTCGATCGCCCTTGAAGCCGCCAACCCAGCCTACGAGACGCGTATCTTCGGACCGGACAGGGTCAAGGTGCAAGGCAAGCTGGTCGGGCTGATCCGGCGTTACTGA
- a CDS encoding ABC transporter ATP-binding protein: protein MLDIRSARKVFYKGQADEKVALDGLSLSLATGEFGIVIGSNGAGKSSMLNAISGALVLDSGKILINGADVTAMPVYKRATRLARVFQDPMRGTAASMTVAENMLLADLRSQKRTLRQGLYATRLASYKERLAILGLGLENRLDTRVDLLSGGQRQSLSLIMAVGGSPDLLLLDEHTAALDPRTAEIVMQATVRAVNALKLTTLMVTHNMQHAVDYGSRVIMLDAGRVLLEVTGEEKARVTVIDLIGHFSVKTDRMLLAS from the coding sequence ATGCTCGATATCCGCTCCGCGCGCAAAGTATTCTACAAGGGCCAGGCCGACGAGAAGGTCGCGCTGGACGGCCTCAGCCTGTCATTGGCCACCGGCGAGTTCGGCATCGTCATCGGCTCCAACGGCGCCGGCAAGAGCAGCATGCTCAACGCCATTTCCGGAGCTCTCGTCCTGGATTCCGGCAAGATCCTGATCAACGGCGCCGACGTGACAGCCATGCCGGTGTACAAGCGCGCCACAAGACTGGCGCGTGTCTTCCAGGACCCGATGCGCGGCACCGCCGCCAGCATGACCGTGGCGGAGAACATGCTGCTGGCCGATCTGCGCAGCCAGAAACGCACGCTGCGGCAAGGGCTGTACGCCACGCGGCTCGCGTCCTACAAGGAGCGCCTGGCGATATTGGGCCTCGGCCTTGAAAATCGTCTCGACACCCGCGTCGACCTGCTCTCGGGCGGGCAGCGGCAGTCGCTGTCGCTGATCATGGCGGTTGGCGGATCGCCTGACCTGCTGCTGCTCGACGAGCATACCGCGGCGCTCGATCCGCGCACGGCCGAGATCGTCATGCAGGCGACGGTGCGTGCCGTCAACGCGCTGAAGCTGACCACGCTGATGGTGACCCACAACATGCAGCACGCCGTCGACTATGGCAGCCGGGTGATCATGCTCGACGCGGGCCGGGTCCTGCTGGAGGTCACCGGCGAGGAGAAGGCAAGGGTCACGGTCATCGACCTGATCGGGCATTTTTCGGTCAAGACCGACCGCATGTTGCTGGCGAGCTGA
- the gltA gene encoding citrate synthase: MTEAAKKLDVGGANQEATATLQFAGKTHEFKVRSGSVGPDVIDIASLYSTTGAFTYDPGFTSTASCESEITFIDGDAGILLHRGYPIDQLAEHGDFLEVCYLLLYGELPTKAQKDDFDYRVTRHTMVHEQMSRFFTGFRRDAHPMAVMCGVVGALSAFYHDSTDISDPYQRMVASMRLIAKMPTIAAMAYKYHIGQPFIYPKNDLGFAANFLHMCFAVPCEEYKINPVLARAMERIFILHADHEQNASTSTVRLAGSSGANPFACIAAGIACLWGPAHGGANEAALNMLGEIGHVDHIPEFIARAKDKNDPFRLMGFGHRVYKNYDPRAKIMQKTAHEVLGELGIKDDPLLDIAMELEKIALTDPYFIEKKLYPNVDFYSGITLKALGFPTTMFTVLFAVARTVGWIAQWKEMIEDPRQKIGRPRQLYTGAPERDYVPIAKR; encoded by the coding sequence ATGACCGAAGCTGCGAAAAAACTGGATGTGGGCGGCGCGAACCAAGAGGCAACCGCAACGCTTCAATTCGCCGGCAAGACCCATGAATTCAAGGTGAGAAGCGGCTCCGTCGGACCCGACGTGATCGACATCGCCTCGCTCTACAGCACGACCGGCGCCTTCACCTACGATCCCGGCTTCACCTCGACCGCAAGCTGCGAATCCGAGATTACCTTCATCGACGGCGACGCCGGTATTCTTCTCCACCGCGGCTATCCGATCGACCAACTGGCCGAGCACGGCGACTTCCTCGAAGTCTGCTATCTCCTGCTCTACGGCGAGCTGCCGACCAAGGCGCAAAAGGACGATTTCGACTACCGCGTGACGCGCCACACCATGGTGCACGAGCAGATGTCGCGCTTCTTCACCGGCTTCCGCCGCGACGCGCACCCGATGGCGGTGATGTGCGGCGTGGTCGGCGCGCTGTCGGCCTTCTATCACGACTCCACCGACATCTCCGACCCGTACCAGCGCATGGTCGCCTCCATGCGGCTGATCGCCAAGATGCCGACGATCGCGGCCATGGCCTACAAGTACCACATCGGCCAGCCCTTCATTTACCCGAAGAACGATCTCGGATTCGCGGCAAACTTCCTGCATATGTGCTTCGCGGTGCCGTGCGAGGAGTACAAGATCAACCCGGTGCTGGCACGCGCCATGGAACGCATCTTCATCCTGCACGCCGACCACGAGCAGAATGCCTCGACCTCGACGGTTCGCCTCGCCGGCTCGTCGGGCGCCAACCCGTTCGCCTGCATCGCCGCCGGGATCGCCTGCCTGTGGGGTCCGGCCCATGGCGGCGCCAATGAAGCGGCGCTCAACATGCTGGGCGAGATCGGCCATGTCGATCATATCCCGGAATTCATCGCCCGCGCCAAGGACAAGAACGACCCGTTCCGGCTGATGGGCTTTGGCCACCGCGTCTACAAGAACTACGATCCGCGTGCGAAAATCATGCAGAAGACTGCGCACGAGGTTCTGGGCGAACTCGGCATCAAGGACGATCCGCTGCTCGACATCGCCATGGAACTGGAAAAGATCGCGCTGACCGATCCCTATTTCATCGAGAAGAAACTCTATCCGAATGTCGACTTCTATTCCGGCATCACGCTGAAGGCGCTGGGCTTCCCCACCACCATGTTCACCGTGCTGTTCGCGGTCGCCCGCACCGTCGGCTGGATCGCGCAGTGGAAGGAGATGATCGAGGATCCGCGCCAGAAGATCGGCCGGCCGCGCCAGCTCTACACCGGTGCGCCGGAACGCGACTACGTGCCGATCGCCAAGCGCTGA